In Thermodesulfovibrionia bacterium, one DNA window encodes the following:
- a CDS encoding TMEM175 family protein: MVNADIAARTKELTPESDLKNPETLERNETVRIEQFSDGVFAIAITLLVLGINVPKANELGADGSLGLTLIKMWPHYLAFVTSFITILAKWVNHHRIFSFIQKTDHTFLYWNGLLLLFITFMPFPTTLLAEYLLHPQAKIAGAVFAGTYVAIAFAFRGLWNHASKNGRLLAQNVDDREILQITRQYQYGPLLYLAAFALSFVSVGLSVCMCLCLAVFFAFKGWPTLRAAVLFIPPFSRKR, encoded by the coding sequence ATGGTTAACGCTGATATTGCCGCAAGAACAAAAGAACTGACGCCTGAGAGCGACTTGAAAAATCCGGAGACGTTAGAGCGAAATGAGACCGTGCGTATTGAGCAGTTCAGCGACGGTGTTTTTGCCATCGCAATAACGCTGCTGGTTCTCGGGATCAATGTGCCGAAGGCTAATGAACTTGGCGCAGACGGCAGTCTAGGCTTAACTTTAATAAAAATGTGGCCTCATTACCTTGCCTTCGTGACAAGCTTCATTACGATCCTTGCCAAGTGGGTGAACCATCACCGGATCTTCAGTTTTATACAGAAGACCGATCATACTTTTCTCTACTGGAACGGCTTATTGCTTTTGTTCATCACGTTCATGCCTTTCCCGACGACCCTGCTGGCGGAATATCTCCTGCACCCCCAGGCCAAGATTGCGGGAGCGGTCTTTGCCGGCACCTATGTTGCGATAGCATTTGCATTCAGGGGCTTGTGGAATCACGCGTCAAAGAACGGAAGGCTTCTTGCACAGAACGTGGATGACAGGGAGATCCTGCAGATCACCAGGCAATACCAATACGGGCCGCTGCTGTACCTTGCGGCGTTTGCGCTTTCCTTCGTGTCAGTCGGCCTGAGCGTATGTATGTGTTTGTGCCTGGCGGTGTTCTTCGCCTTCAAGGGCTGGCCGACGCTGAGGGCAGCAGTGCTGTTTATTCCGCCATTCTCGCGCAAGCGGTGA
- a CDS encoding GNAT family N-acetyltransferase produces MAANADGPSIIRVILRDGQSLKVRPITHEDKEKLKDLFYRLSPQTRYLRFGYMKSYVSDQELDYFTVIHPPDTYAYVALTGEEKEEHIVGVGRWFLTPDKSTAEIAFVVEDTIQIRGIGTALLEQLADAAAKYRIKHFIARVLPENTRMLEVFEESGFSISKRIHEGAYELIFNLEEQEEYAKRQAYREHIAGSAGVRRIFYPRSVAVIGASRNPERVGGKVFRNMLFAGFSGVIFPVNPKTTSVGGVLSYPTVEHVPGDVDLAVIIVPAAQVLEVIDQCARKGVIGVIVISAGFSESGPEGVERQRLLREKALSYGMRLIGPNCLGIMNTDPETSLNAAMAGMMPPRGSVSISSHSGALGIALLDYVKSNNLGIAHFASIGNRIDISSNDLLEFWEDDDNTKVILLYLETFGNPRRFSRLARRLTRKKPIIAVKAGRSEIGGKAATSHTGALAGSDIAVDALFRQAGVIRVNTIEEMFNAAKNLAHQPLPKGPRLAILTNAGGPGVLAVDAAVSYGLSVPPLSEETRQKLAQLLPKEASLTNPVDMIASATGEQFGKALAVILEDPSIDAAIVINIPVRPYQEVASGIQKEMAAYAGEKTVVACFMMSGTNTIEIRTSPDRLIPVYMFPEDAVQAFFHSYTYSQYRILKTGLVPVFPDADEEKARKYLEPSGVLKNGGWLPPETALGLLKEYGIPAAETRTAFSAEEAAKAAREIGFPVVMKLRSTTITHKTDVHGVLLGLKSEDEVRQGYNEMKTRLETAGQGKEMEGVILQPMVNDGEEVILGMSFDPVFGPLVMVGLGGIQVELMKDVAFSIHPLTDIDPDYMFSQLKGLPLLKGWRGSTPRDIDALREVLLRFSALIEDIPEIASIEINPLMVFDQGRGTMAVDARILFRPGAMTFTHSA; encoded by the coding sequence ATGGCTGCAAATGCTGACGGGCCTTCAATAATCAGGGTCATACTCAGGGACGGCCAGAGCCTCAAGGTCCGGCCGATCACTCATGAAGACAAGGAGAAACTGAAAGACCTTTTCTACCGGCTGAGCCCCCAGACGAGGTACCTGCGTTTCGGGTATATGAAGTCCTATGTAAGCGATCAGGAGCTTGATTACTTCACTGTAATACACCCTCCTGATACTTACGCATATGTGGCTCTGACCGGTGAAGAAAAAGAGGAGCATATCGTCGGGGTCGGACGGTGGTTCCTCACTCCTGACAAAAGTACCGCAGAGATAGCCTTTGTAGTTGAAGACACGATACAGATAAGAGGGATAGGCACCGCACTCCTCGAACAGCTTGCCGATGCGGCGGCGAAATACAGGATCAAGCATTTTATCGCACGCGTCCTTCCGGAAAATACCAGGATGCTTGAGGTCTTTGAGGAGAGCGGGTTCTCAATCTCAAAAAGGATACATGAAGGCGCGTATGAACTGATCTTCAATCTTGAAGAGCAGGAAGAGTATGCAAAACGGCAGGCATATCGAGAACACATAGCAGGCTCCGCAGGCGTGCGCAGGATATTTTATCCCAGGAGCGTCGCGGTCATCGGCGCCTCCCGCAACCCTGAGAGGGTAGGCGGCAAGGTCTTCAGAAATATGCTCTTTGCAGGTTTCAGCGGCGTTATCTTTCCGGTCAATCCGAAAACCACATCGGTCGGCGGGGTATTGAGTTATCCCACAGTCGAACACGTGCCGGGAGATGTGGATCTGGCAGTTATCATTGTGCCTGCAGCACAGGTGCTTGAAGTGATCGACCAATGTGCGAGAAAGGGCGTCATAGGCGTGATCGTCATCTCCGCAGGCTTTAGCGAGTCCGGTCCCGAGGGCGTAGAGAGGCAGAGGCTTCTCAGGGAAAAGGCTTTGTCTTATGGCATGCGGTTGATAGGCCCCAATTGTCTCGGTATTATGAACACTGACCCTGAGACCAGTCTTAATGCCGCAATGGCCGGCATGATGCCGCCGCGCGGAAGCGTAAGCATCAGTTCTCACAGCGGCGCCCTCGGCATTGCGCTGCTCGATTATGTGAAGAGCAATAATCTCGGTATCGCCCACTTCGCAAGCATCGGCAACCGCATCGACATATCGTCTAACGACCTTCTTGAATTCTGGGAGGATGATGACAATACCAAGGTTATCCTTCTTTATCTCGAAACCTTCGGCAACCCGAGAAGGTTCAGCCGCCTTGCCAGAAGGCTTACACGCAAGAAACCGATCATCGCAGTCAAAGCGGGCAGAAGCGAAATAGGGGGAAAGGCTGCAACATCACATACAGGAGCGCTTGCCGGTTCAGATATCGCTGTTGACGCGCTTTTCAGGCAGGCAGGCGTTATCAGGGTAAATACGATAGAGGAGATGTTCAACGCTGCAAAGAACCTCGCTCACCAGCCGCTGCCGAAAGGCCCGAGGCTCGCGATCCTCACCAACGCGGGAGGGCCGGGCGTGTTAGCGGTTGATGCGGCTGTCAGCTACGGGCTTTCTGTGCCCCCGCTTTCAGAGGAGACCAGGCAGAAGCTCGCTCAACTCCTTCCGAAGGAGGCGTCACTTACCAATCCCGTGGATATGATCGCTTCAGCCACAGGAGAGCAATTCGGAAAAGCCCTTGCTGTAATTCTGGAAGATCCGTCGATAGATGCGGCTATCGTCATCAATATCCCTGTCAGGCCGTACCAGGAGGTTGCATCTGGGATACAAAAAGAGATGGCAGCTTATGCGGGTGAAAAGACGGTGGTCGCCTGCTTCATGATGTCCGGGACCAATACCATTGAGATACGCACCTCACCTGACCGTCTCATTCCGGTCTATATGTTTCCGGAAGATGCGGTGCAGGCGTTCTTTCATTCATATACATATTCACAGTACAGGATACTTAAAACAGGACTTGTGCCGGTCTTCCCCGATGCTGATGAGGAAAAGGCAAGAAAATATCTGGAGCCGTCAGGAGTACTCAAGAACGGTGGCTGGCTTCCGCCTGAAACCGCGCTGGGACTGTTAAAGGAATACGGCATCCCGGCCGCTGAAACAAGGACAGCGTTCAGCGCTGAAGAGGCGGCAAAGGCGGCGAGAGAGATAGGGTTTCCGGTGGTGATGAAACTTCGTTCGACAACGATCACGCATAAAACCGATGTACACGGCGTTCTGCTCGGGCTCAAGAGTGAAGATGAAGTAAGACAGGGATATAATGAGATGAAGACACGACTTGAGACAGCGGGGCAGGGGAAAGAGATGGAAGGCGTTATCCTGCAGCCTATGGTGAATGACGGAGAGGAGGTCATTCTCGGCATGTCATTTGATCCTGTATTCGGCCCTCTCGTCATGGTCGGCCTCGGCGGCATACAGGTTGAACTTATGAAGGATGTTGCCTTCTCTATTCATCCGCTCACGGACATTGACCCGGATTATATGTTCTCTCAGCTGAAGGGGCTTCCACTGCTCAAGGGCTGGCGCGGGAGCACGCCAAGAGATATTGACGCGCTCAGGGAAGTGCTCCTCCGGTTTTCAGCTCTCATAGAGGACATCCCGGAGATCGCTTCAATTGAAATAAATCCGCTCATGGTCTTTGACCAGGGCAGGGGCACTATGGCGGTGGATGCCCGCATCCTCTTTAGGCCAGGCGCTATGACCTTTACACACTCAGCCTAA
- a CDS encoding electron transfer flavoprotein subunit beta/FixA family protein yields the protein MKIVVCIKQVPDTADVKINPETNTLIREGVPSIINPFDLNAIEAGLQIRDQVGGEVIALTMGPPQAEDALREAISLGVNEAVLLSDRAFAGADTWATAYALAGAVKKIGADIILCGKQAIDGDTAQVGPEMAEFLDIPHIAYIRKIEEIKDGYIRVQRLMDEGYDVVESSLPVLLTTVKELNVPRMPSLKGKMAAKKAEIKKMNRLDIGIEEADLGLKGSPTQVKSIFAPEIKADRRMFEGSADEQVKALVEEMRNIKCI from the coding sequence TTGAAGATCGTTGTATGTATAAAACAGGTACCTGATACAGCGGATGTGAAGATCAATCCCGAGACCAATACTCTCATCAGGGAAGGGGTTCCGAGCATTATCAACCCGTTTGACCTCAATGCGATAGAGGCAGGGCTTCAGATCAGGGATCAGGTCGGCGGCGAAGTGATAGCGCTCACAATGGGGCCTCCTCAGGCAGAGGATGCGCTCAGGGAAGCGATCTCGCTGGGAGTGAATGAGGCTGTGCTTCTTTCTGACAGGGCATTTGCAGGCGCTGATACATGGGCTACGGCATACGCGCTTGCCGGTGCTGTTAAAAAGATAGGCGCTGACATCATACTCTGCGGCAAACAGGCTATTGACGGCGATACCGCGCAGGTTGGCCCTGAGATGGCTGAATTTCTTGACATCCCTCACATCGCGTATATCAGAAAGATCGAAGAGATAAAAGACGGCTATATCAGAGTGCAGCGCCTTATGGATGAGGGCTATGATGTTGTTGAATCATCACTCCCCGTGCTGCTTACAACTGTCAAGGAATTGAATGTTCCGAGAATGCCTTCTCTTAAGGGCAAGATGGCTGCCAAGAAGGCTGAGATAAAGAAGATGAACAGGCTTGATATCGGGATAGAAGAAGCTGACCTCGGGCTTAAAGGTTCTCCTACTCAGGTCAAGAGCATCTTTGCTCCTGAGATAAAGGCTGACAGAAGGATGTTTGAAGGCTCTGCCGATGAGCAGGTCAAGGCGCTGGTTGAAGAGATGAGGAATATCAAATGTATATAG
- a CDS encoding FAD-binding protein: MYIVVNRDKCTACGECINTCPYDSIVMKDGKAFITEFCQLCGMCMSACPEGAITEVKEAGDAAPVKDLTGYSGVLVFAEQRDGELASVAFELLGVGRKLADDLGEELSAILLGADASAAKELIEWGADKVYHCNDASFNKFNDEPYAIVLSKHIDKYKPAVVLAGATPIGRSFLPRVAARLRTGLTADCTSLEIDKETKNLLQVRPAFGGNIMATILTPNHRPQMATVRPRVMKRGEHVPGRAGEIINIDHGNISSRTKVINSVKEESGLSVNIHEAEIIVAGGRGVGKEGFRMLEELAEALDGVVGASRAPVDEGWISYSHQVGQTGKTVCPKIYIACGISGAVQHLVGMQSSDIIIAINKNADAPIFNVATYGIVGDLFEVVPMLTKKIKEVKGI, translated from the coding sequence ATGTATATAGTTGTTAATCGTGATAAATGCACTGCGTGCGGAGAGTGCATAAACACATGCCCTTATGACTCCATCGTGATGAAGGACGGCAAGGCATTTATCACTGAATTCTGCCAGCTCTGCGGCATGTGCATGTCAGCCTGTCCCGAAGGTGCAATCACAGAGGTTAAAGAGGCAGGGGATGCAGCACCTGTAAAAGACCTTACAGGTTATTCAGGTGTGCTGGTCTTTGCAGAGCAGCGCGATGGCGAGCTTGCTTCTGTAGCTTTTGAACTTCTTGGTGTCGGCAGAAAGCTTGCCGATGACCTTGGCGAAGAACTTTCCGCGATCCTTCTGGGCGCTGATGCATCTGCTGCTAAAGAATTAATAGAGTGGGGCGCTGATAAGGTTTATCACTGCAATGACGCGTCCTTTAATAAATTCAATGATGAGCCTTATGCAATTGTTCTTTCAAAACATATTGATAAATATAAACCCGCAGTAGTGCTTGCAGGTGCAACGCCTATCGGAAGGTCATTTCTTCCTCGTGTTGCAGCAAGATTAAGAACAGGCTTGACTGCTGACTGTACCTCTCTTGAGATAGATAAAGAGACAAAGAACCTGCTTCAGGTAAGGCCGGCATTCGGCGGCAATATAATGGCAACCATTCTCACACCTAATCACAGACCTCAGATGGCAACAGTAAGGCCGCGCGTCATGAAGAGGGGAGAGCATGTTCCCGGCAGAGCTGGTGAGATAATCAATATCGATCACGGCAATATCTCATCAAGAACAAAGGTTATCAATTCTGTTAAAGAGGAGTCAGGTTTATCGGTCAATATTCATGAGGCTGAGATCATAGTCGCAGGCGGCAGGGGAGTCGGCAAGGAAGGATTCAGGATGCTTGAGGAGCTTGCAGAGGCGCTTGACGGCGTGGTCGGAGCGTCAAGGGCTCCTGTTGATGAAGGATGGATATCTTACAGCCATCAGGTAGGACAGACAGGCAAGACCGTCTGCCCCAAGATCTATATAGCATGCGGCATATCAGGAGCGGTTCAGCACCTTGTGGGCATGCAGTCCTCGGATATTATTATCGCTATCAACAAGAACGCCGATGCTCCGATCTTCAACGTCGCAACCTACGGAATAGTCGGCGACCTCTTTGAAGTTGTGCCGATGCTGACTAAGAAGATTAAAGAAGTAAAGGGGATTTAG
- a CDS encoding type II toxin-antitoxin system RelE/ParE family toxin: MQIRFLEIAQIELDDSIDYYNAESDGLGDEFLVEALHALDRIKNFPDAWHPFTDITRRCQLHRFPYGIIYQILDTEILVVAVANLHRNPAYWKDRIKA, translated from the coding sequence ATGCAGATAAGATTCCTTGAAATAGCCCAAATCGAACTTGACGACTCTATTGATTACTATAATGCTGAATCTGACGGTTTAGGTGATGAGTTTTTAGTCGAGGCGCTTCATGCACTGGATCGGATTAAGAATTTCCCGGATGCATGGCATCCGTTTACAGACATCACCCGCCGATGTCAACTGCATCGTTTCCCTTACGGAATCATATACCAGATATTGGATACAGAGATTCTCGTCGTTGCAGTTGCGAATTTGCATAGAAACCCCGCCTATTGGAAGGATAGAATAAAAGCGTAA
- a CDS encoding addiction module protein, producing the protein MATNAQHILQEVLTLPLKDRATLVNDILASLDQPDEQIDRLWRKEIDDRIAAYRAGNMKAVPLEEVLSKYRR; encoded by the coding sequence ATGGCAACAAATGCCCAGCATATATTGCAAGAAGTATTAACTCTTCCATTGAAAGATAGGGCAACGCTTGTTAACGACATTCTTGCAAGCCTTGACCAGCCTGACGAACAAATAGACCGTCTATGGCGTAAGGAAATTGACGATAGGATAGCTGCATATCGTGCCGGCAATATGAAAGCGGTTCCGCTTGAAGAAGTTCTGTCAAAGTATCGTAGATAA
- a CDS encoding nitroreductase family protein — translation MLKFRVDKDRCIQCGECEVECPAGVIKIDDYPAIPNEEGCYKCQHCLAVCPSGAISILGRDPDASTSLAGNFSDHTKLETLIKGRRSVRRYSQKDLSPELIDELIEVANHAPTGVNAQDVLFTVVREREVMQTLREEVMLQLGKLYEDGKLPEGLVKQYIGFAVQEWKDKGKDIIFRGAPHLLVTSAPKNAPCPGQDTLIALTTFQLIAQARGVGTVWDGMFMMALSLCPDLTLRLGIPEDHIVGYVMVFGEPAVEYHRTVQRGPASVNVVR, via the coding sequence ATGCTTAAATTTCGAGTCGACAAAGATCGTTGTATCCAGTGTGGTGAATGCGAGGTTGAGTGCCCCGCTGGAGTGATCAAAATAGATGACTACCCTGCAATACCCAATGAAGAGGGGTGCTACAAGTGCCAGCACTGTCTTGCTGTCTGTCCATCGGGCGCAATATCGATCCTTGGCAGAGATCCTGATGCAAGCACTTCTCTTGCTGGAAATTTCTCTGACCATACTAAGCTGGAGACGCTGATTAAGGGGCGCAGATCAGTGCGGCGGTACAGCCAAAAAGACCTTTCCCCTGAACTGATCGATGAACTTATTGAGGTTGCCAACCATGCCCCAACCGGCGTCAATGCCCAGGACGTACTCTTCACCGTAGTCAGAGAACGTGAGGTCATGCAGACTCTGCGGGAAGAAGTCATGTTACAGCTTGGGAAACTATATGAAGACGGAAAATTGCCTGAAGGCTTAGTCAAACAGTATATAGGCTTTGCTGTTCAGGAGTGGAAGGATAAGGGCAAAGACATTATCTTCAGAGGCGCACCGCATCTCCTCGTAACCAGCGCACCGAAAAACGCTCCATGTCCAGGACAAGATACCCTAATCGCACTGACAACCTTCCAGCTGATTGCACAAGCCCGCGGCGTCGGAACGGTATGGGATGGCATGTTCATGATGGCCCTTTCCCTTTGCCCTGACCTGACTTTAAGGCTGGGAATTCCCGAAGATCACATTGTTGGATATGTAATGGTCTTTGGCGAACCTGCAGTGGAATACCATCGGACAGTGCAGCGCGGCCCTGCAAGTGTGAATGTTGTGCGGTAG
- a CDS encoding DUF6122 family protein, giving the protein MMHILLHFLIPAIVVGFFFRRDWKFAYPVMASTMLIDIDHLIASPIYDPARCSIGFHPLHGFLPILLYVSLCFFPKTRYIGIGLVIHMVLDSLDCQLTNGVWFV; this is encoded by the coding sequence ATCATGCATATCTTATTACATTTTCTCATTCCGGCAATTGTAGTCGGCTTCTTCTTTCGGCGCGATTGGAAATTCGCTTATCCGGTCATGGCATCCACAATGCTCATTGACATCGACCATCTCATAGCAAGTCCGATCTATGATCCCGCACGCTGCAGCATCGGTTTCCACCCTTTACATGGTTTCTTGCCCATATTACTATATGTGTCACTCTGCTTCTTCCCAAAGACGCGTTATATCGGCATCGGGTTAGTAATTCATATGGTACTGGATTCATTAGATTGTCAATTAACCAATGGTGTCTGGTTTGTTTAA
- a CDS encoding 4Fe-4S binding protein, with protein sequence MFVAVVNWNKCTGCGDCIPVCPVKCFVMSDDKCWAYDAAKCIGCGGCEEVCHADAIGISEGFGGQARR encoded by the coding sequence ATGTTTGTAGCTGTAGTTAATTGGAATAAATGCACAGGTTGCGGTGATTGCATACCTGTCTGCCCGGTCAAGTGTTTTGTAATGTCAGACGACAAGTGCTGGGCTTATGATGCAGCCAAATGCATCGGCTGCGGCGGCTGTGAGGAAGTTTGCCATGCTGACGCCATAGGTATCTCCGAAGGTTTTGGAGGTCAGGCAAGACGCTAA
- a CDS encoding FixH family protein — protein sequence MKKILMVLMGVLLLCGVAYAKDYEVKKTTADYNVEVSIDKNPPVVGDNNIAIKLKDMQGNYVTDVKVVVEYSMPAMPGMPAMNYKTDAALDKDEYKAAMNLSMGGSWNILVKITKGEKTSKVKFSIDAQ from the coding sequence ATGAAGAAGATTTTGATGGTTTTGATGGGGGTACTGCTTCTTTGCGGGGTTGCATATGCAAAGGACTATGAGGTCAAGAAAACAACTGCAGATTACAATGTTGAGGTGAGTATTGACAAGAATCCGCCTGTTGTTGGTGACAACAATATAGCTATTAAATTGAAGGATATGCAAGGAAATTATGTAACTGATGTGAAGGTTGTTGTAGAATACTCCATGCCCGCTATGCCCGGGATGCCGGCAATGAACTATAAGACTGATGCGGCATTGGACAAAGATGAGTATAAGGCAGCTATGAACCTTTCAATGGGCGGTTCATGGAATATTTTAGTAAAGATAACAAAAGGCGAAAAGACATCTAAAGTCAAGTTCAGCATAGACGCTCAATAA
- a CDS encoding TolC family protein: MRQNSANINIIPPCTKGGFAFFKYLAFPLYFFIFTVSSLFADELILSDLIAEAQKNNNDILVSGSKELSAGYRIPQAGSLPDPMLMFGYENEGVRDLYTFNDEMAADSKWMFSCSQMLPYPGKLALNSDMASKDAEGIKAMTDALRLKTTARVKELYYELFLTYKNLDLLNDKASLLKGIEDAALSRYSTGMAPQQEVLMAQTEKYMLLEKEEMLKQKIQSLEAMLNAVLGRDINSPLGRPQEVMPTSFTYTLVDLINTAMNNSPEIKAQGKMIQASEAKIKMSEKEFYPDFTVTGNYSAKNKYYEDMWGLTTTINIPLFYKTKQRQALLEAEARRSQAELELQSMQLMISSAIRDNYSMLSSSAKLMEIYKDALIPKTAQDFDSSLSGYISGKVEAMTVISRLKSRIDYEALYWQQFIEREKAIARLEAITTVKSQ, encoded by the coding sequence ATGAGGCAGAATTCTGCAAATATAAATATCATCCCCCCTTGCACAAAGGGGGGATTTGCTTTTTTCAAATATCTCGCATTTCCCCTCTACTTCTTTATTTTTACAGTCTCTTCTCTATTTGCAGATGAACTGATTCTTTCTGACTTGATAGCGGAGGCGCAAAAGAATAACAATGACATCCTCGTTTCAGGGTCAAAAGAATTATCTGCAGGTTACAGGATACCGCAGGCAGGCAGCCTTCCTGACCCGATGCTGATGTTCGGGTATGAAAACGAAGGTGTGCGGGACTTATACACCTTTAATGACGAGATGGCTGCTGATTCGAAATGGATGTTCTCTTGTTCGCAGATGCTTCCGTATCCCGGCAAACTGGCTTTGAATTCGGACATGGCTTCAAAGGATGCCGAGGGCATAAAGGCCATGACCGACGCGCTCCGGCTGAAGACCACCGCAAGGGTAAAAGAACTCTACTATGAACTCTTCCTCACTTATAAAAACCTTGATCTTTTAAATGATAAGGCATCACTTTTAAAAGGAATTGAGGACGCCGCATTGTCCAGATATTCCACAGGCATGGCTCCTCAGCAAGAGGTGTTAATGGCGCAGACTGAAAAGTACATGCTCCTTGAGAAAGAGGAGATGCTTAAGCAAAAGATACAATCACTCGAGGCGATGCTCAATGCTGTTTTAGGCAGGGATATAAATTCTCCTCTCGGAAGGCCGCAGGAAGTCATGCCGACGTCATTTACTTATACTCTCGTTGATCTCATAAATACAGCTATGAATAACTCTCCTGAGATAAAGGCGCAGGGTAAGATGATCCAGGCATCAGAGGCGAAGATAAAGATGTCTGAAAAAGAATTCTATCCTGACTTCACGGTCACTGGAAATTATTCCGCCAAGAATAAATATTATGAAGACATGTGGGGACTCACTACAACCATCAATATCCCGCTCTTCTACAAGACCAAACAGAGGCAGGCCCTGCTTGAGGCTGAGGCCCGCCGTTCACAGGCAGAACTTGAACTGCAATCCATGCAGTTAATGATATCATCCGCGATAAGAGACAACTATTCGATGCTGAGCAGCTCAGCCAAACTTATGGAGATATATAAAGACGCCCTGATCCCGAAAACTGCTCAGGACTTTGATTCTTCTCTCTCAGGATATATATCCGGCAAGGTCGAGGCAATGACGGTTATAAGCAGATTGAAGTCCCGCATTGATTATGAGGCGTTATACTGGCAGCAGTTCATAGAGAGAGAAAAGGCGATAGCACGGCTTGAGGCTATAACAACGGTAAAGAGTCAGTAG
- a CDS encoding efflux RND transporter periplasmic adaptor subunit — MMKIKYLTFFVLLTGLLLFIPKVIFAQQDHSAHGGGQAPQAETVTTDEIPTVEIDPEQQEMIGVRVTEATVKSIRKTIRTVGRIEYDERRLSTVNIKFEGWIEKLYINSTGRPVKKGEPLAEIYSPELYATQLEYLNLVKWATHSNPTITKGGQGEVSDLLSSDALKLVDAARQRLKLWDISDDQIDKIRETGKPFRTLTLYSPSNGHVIEKMAVEGMRVMPGEKLFDIADLSRLWVLADIFEYELPFVKTGQKAKITLSSFPEKEFESVINFIYPSIAGTTRTATIRFEIPNDKGDLKPQMFTNVEIKIDAGIKLVIPDDAIIDTGKRKIVYVDKGEGLFEPREIMTGVKADGFTEVLMGLKPGEKVASSATFLIDSEAQLKGVTPLKMDH; from the coding sequence ATGATGAAGATAAAATACTTAACATTTTTCGTTTTACTCACAGGGCTTCTTCTGTTTATTCCCAAAGTAATTTTTGCCCAGCAGGATCATTCGGCACATGGCGGAGGCCAGGCTCCTCAGGCTGAGACTGTAACTACTGATGAGATTCCCACTGTTGAGATCGATCCTGAACAGCAGGAGATGATAGGGGTTAGGGTAACTGAAGCCACTGTAAAATCTATCCGCAAGACCATCAGAACAGTAGGACGCATCGAGTATGATGAGAGAAGGCTTTCCACGGTTAATATAAAATTTGAGGGTTGGATAGAGAAGCTATACATCAATTCTACCGGACGCCCTGTGAAAAAAGGCGAGCCGCTTGCAGAGATATACAGCCCTGAACTTTACGCGACACAGTTGGAGTATCTGAATTTAGTGAAGTGGGCTACCCACTCTAATCCCACAATTACTAAGGGGGGGCAAGGGGAGGTCAGCGACCTGCTTTCAAGTGATGCCTTGAAGCTGGTTGACGCTGCAAGGCAGAGGCTGAAGCTATGGGATATCTCTGACGACCAGATAGATAAGATACGTGAAACAGGCAAGCCTTTCAGGACTCTTACTCTATACAGCCCGTCGAACGGCCATGTTATAGAGAAGATGGCAGTAGAAGGTATGAGGGTGATGCCGGGTGAAAAGCTTTTTGATATTGCAGACCTTTCAAGGCTTTGGGTCTTGGCGGATATCTTTGAATATGAACTGCCGTTTGTTAAGACAGGACAAAAGGCAAAGATAACTCTGAGCAGCTTCCCTGAAAAGGAATTTGAATCTGTCATCAATTTCATATATCCCTCAATCGCAGGCACGACAAGGACAGCCACTATAAGATTCGAGATACCGAATGATAAAGGAGATCTCAAGCCGCAGATGTTCACTAATGTTGAGATCAAGATAGATGCCGGAATAAAGCTCGTCATTCCGGATGACGCGATCATTGATACAGGGAAAAGGAAGATCGTCTATGTTGATAAAGGCGAGGGTCTCTTTGAGCCGAGAGAGATAATGACAGGAGTAAAAGCAGACGGCTTCACAGAGGTATTGATGGGATTAAAGCCGGGTGAAAAGGTCGCATCCTCAGCGACATTCCTTATAGATTCTGAAGCGCAGTTAAAGGGCGTAACTCCTCTAAAGATGGATCACTGA